CACGCTCTTTGTGGGGCTAATAGCGATTGGTAGTATTTGGGAAAATAGGAATTATTTTGAATCTTAATTTGCTTTAGCATGCCTTGAAATAAATGTGTCCGAACGCAACATATGGCAGTGCATATTTTGTATAGCTTCTCACGAATTTTGACGGCGAATTCTCACCGCCAATAGCGCTGCCGTGATGGTCTAAGAATTGCCTTAAATACGTGGTATGTTGATACTTTGGCCCCTGAGTTGAGAGAAAATGCACTACCGGCAGGAAATGTAGATAATGATGTTCGGTCGACTATCGGAGACGATGTTGATCTCTCTTTTTTTTGAAGTAACTGTACATGAAAACGAAACGGCAGGGTCTTATCTCTGCGAGGCGATTGCGATGTGATCGCCAAGGAATTGCATGATGATCTACAGGCTCGCCTGAGTGTAGCCGGATTAGAGGTGATTGATGCGCGCCTCACCCACCTTGCCTATGCGACAGAGGTTGCCAGCGCTATGCTACAACGCCAGCAGGCTGGTGCAGTCCTAGCCGCTAAGCAGAAGATCGTAGAT
The DNA window shown above is from Actinomycetota bacterium and carries:
- a CDS encoding SPFH domain-containing protein, yielding MRGDCDVIAKELHDDLQARLSVAGLEVIDARLTHLAYATEVASAMLQRQQAGAVLAAKQKIVD